The genomic stretch ATTCCATAGATGCCATGACAACGGAGAGGAGATACCGTTCAATATTATCGCCTGAAGAGTGCTATAATGAGATTGAAAAAAACCTGGGCTTTATGTATGACCCATTCATCGGAAAGTATATTCTGGAACATTGGGAAGAAGCAATCATACCCTTTATCGGGTTGAATATTGAATAATTCTACTATATATTATTACAATTACATAATAGCAGTTTAACGACTGCTCTACTCTGTAAGGGGGGATTCATCTGACACCATGGTGCAATGAATCCCCCTGTGTTCTACTGCTGTGGAGAATACAATCTGTGTACTGGTACGTCCGAATTTCTGAATTTGACCAATGAAAGAATCAAGCTCCATAGTACTTGGAAAGGCTACTTTTATAAGCATGGCATAATGTCCGGTTACGCAGTTACACTCAATCACATTTGGACAGGATTTTATGAAGGGGTAGAATTCAACCTTTTGAATGGGTTCAACCTCAAGATTGATAAAAGCTGTTATATGGTAACCAAGTTTTAGCCAGTTTACCTCCGCATGATATCCTTTTATAATTCCGTCTTTCTCCAATTTTGAGATTCTGGCAGCAACGGCAGGAGATGATAAGAAGACCTGGTCTGCTATCACTTTAAGGGGTGTTCTTGCGTTTTTTTGTAAGATTTCCAGTATATGTTCGTCTACATGATCCATATGTATACCTGCTTTCATTAAAGTTATTCCTAACATTTCTTAATATTATAAAATAAAGAGACCTTTGATGCAAGAAAGAATCCGTTCAAACATTATATTATTAAGAAAAATTAAGAAGTTACGTAAAACGACAATAAATTACCTCAATAAATTTACAAACACTCCTAAGAAGAATCGAAATAAATAAGACCAAAATCATTATTTTATTTTGTCTATACCATTAATATTTTTTATTAATTCGAAAGTGCGCTACCCCTATTTACGGCTCTTAAAAATGGTGATATTCTCATTTCCATGAACTATTAGAAAAAGGTTAGAAAGTCTGTGTAATTTGCCGGAAGAAAATCAGGAACCGGGATTCAACCAGATGGATAACAGAGAATGACATTATGAAAGGGAAGGTTGACACAAATTATGAGAATAGAAGCCGATTCAATGGGGAGTATGGCTATACCAAAAGATGCTTATTACGGAGTTCAGAGTTTAAGAGGACGAAATAACTTTATAATGACAGGCAGACCTCTTAATCCGTTTTTTATATCAAATCTTGCAAAGATAAAGAAAGCCGCAGCGTTGACAAATTATGAAGGTGGATTTCTTCCGGAAGAAAAGGCAGGAAGTATTATAAAAGCCTGCGAAGAGATCATAAATGGAAGCTTCAGGGAGCAATTCATTGTGGATGCCATACAAGGCGGAGCCGGAACCTCGGCCAACATGAATGCCAATGAGGTCATTGCCAATCGTGCGATTGAACTTCTGGGAGGTATGAAAGGCAACTATTCTATTATTCATCCCAACGACCATGTAAATATGGCGCAATCTACCAATGATGTTATTCCAAGTGCCGGTAAGATGACGGTATTGGAACTGATAGTAAAAGCAGTAGCAGAACTAAAGAAATTAAGTGAAGCTTTCGCAAATAAAGCAGAAGAATTCGATCATATTCTTAAAATGGGCAGGACTCAGCTACAGGATGCCGTCCCCATGCGTCTGGGTCAGACCTTTCAGGCTTTTTCCACTGCAATAAACCGTGATATAGCAAGGCTTAAAGTAGCAGGAGAAGAGATGTTGACGCTTAATCTTGGCGGAACTGCAATCGGAAGCGGTCTCAATGCCAGTCCTTATTATTATTCAAATATCATCCCAAACTTAAACAGGCTATGTATGATTAATTATAAACAGGCAGCCGATATGTTTGATGCAACCCAGAACCTTGATGGATTTGTACAGGTGTCAGGCTGTTTGAAATCCTGTGCTGTCAATCTTTCCAAAATCAGCAATGACTTAAGGCTGTTATCCTCTGGTCCCAGAACAGGTCTTGGTGAGATTAATCTGCCGGCATTGCAGAATGGTTCTTCTATCATGCCGGGTAAAGTAAATCCGGTGATACCAGAGGTCGTAAATCAGGCAGCTTTTCAGATAATAGGAAACGATGCGGCGATAACCTGGGCAGCCGGCAGCGGTCAGCTGGAACTAAATGCTTTTGAACCGGTGGTATTCTATAATTTGTTTGAGTCACTGGAGCTTCTTCGTCAGGCAGCGTTTACCCTAACAAATCTGTGTGTATCTGGAATAACTGCAAATGAGGAACACTGCAAAGCACTGCTGGATAACAGTGTTTCCATTGCAACCGCACTCTGCCCTGTAACAGGCTATGAAGAAGCCGCAAGAATCGCAAAAACAGCCTTGAAGAAAGGTGTTTCAGTAAAAGACCTTGTAAGAGAAGAAGGAATAATATCGGAAAAAGAGATAGAAAAGATCTTTGATTTATTTCCAATGACCATAAACCCTCAAATCAAATATGAAAACAAGGAAATTTCTCTTTCATATTGAAGAATACCATAACCTGTGATACATTAATAAAGAAGCGAAAGCATAAACGCAACCATATAAATTCGCAAAATACAACACAGGAATGGAGACAGATATGGCAAACAGAGAGCGTATCATAAATAATTTCGTAAAGCTGGTATCCATCGATTCCCCCTCATTTGGAGAACGGGAAATGGCGGATGTATTATGGAAGGAGCTGTCAGATTTGGGCTTTGCCGTAACGGAAGACGAAGCAGGAAAAGTATATGGTGGAAATGCAGGTAATCTTTATGGTTATTTACCTGGTGAAATAGACGGACCTCCCATTCTGCTATCTGCCCATATGGATACAGTAGAGCCTGCCTTCAATAAAAAAGCCGTTGTACACCCTGACGGAACCATAACCAGTGATGGAACCACTGTACTGGGAGCAGACGATCTGTCCGGTGTCGTAGCTATCCTAGAGGCAGTTAGATCCGTAAAAGAAAAGAACCTGCCTCACCGCAGCATAGAAGTATTGTTTCCTATAGCAGAAGAAGTATATCTAAAAGGCTCAGATGTATTCGATTATTCAAAAATCAAAGCAAAAGAAGCATATGTACTGGACTTAAGCGGAGAAATAGGAACGGCAGCGTTAAAAGCGCCTACTCTGGTGTCCATAGAAGCAGTCTTTACCGGGAAAGCCGCTCACGCAGGATTTGCCCCCGAAACAGGCATACACGCCATAAAAGCAGCAGCGGAAGCCATAACTGCCATACAAATGGGACGCATCGATACAGAAACAACCGTTAATATAGGTTTAATAGAAGGCGGACTTGCCAGAAATATCGTACCGGAAAAATGCATCTTAAAAGGAGAAGTAAGAAGCCTTCGTCATGAAAAAGCCCTGGAGGAAACTGAGAAAATAAGAAAAGCCTTCCAGGAAGCCGCAGACAAAGCAAAAGCCGTACTAACCTTTGAAACCACCTTCGGTTGTCTTTCCTACGAGACGCTGGAGAGTGATCCGGTAGTACAGCGCTACGAAAGAGCATGCCAGGAACTATCTATAAAAACGAATTATATTGAAACCTTTGGCGGTAGTGATAACAACAATTTTGTACGCAACAACATTACAGGTATCGTAATGGCCTGCGGAATGAACAGTGTCCACTCTACCAAAGAATACACACATATTGATGATCTGGATAGCTGCACAGAAATAGTGATCAAATTGATAACCTCAGCTAAATGAAGAAATAATAATAAATATAAAAAGCTCAGAGCAAGCCGGAATTAAAGATTCCGGCTTTTTTTAAAGGCAGTTTTTCACAAGGGGACGGCAAATTACACAAAGCAGAAAAAACTCATGCTTCGATTCCAAGGCATAAGAAGCCCTAATTTCTCTGACTATTTTGTGCTGGACATATGATGAAACAGATAACTCGCTTCGCTCAAACAATCTGTTTTATCATATAGCACAAAATATTCAGAGAAAAGGTCTTCTAATGCCTTTCCATAGGCGCATTCGTTCTTTCTGCTTTGTGTAATTTGCCTGTGCTTTATAGAAGCAAGACTTTGACTTGCAAGTCTAAAGTGCAGATAAGATAAGAAGTATAAACTACATAGATATGATATACCAGTAATCTACAACTCATAATTTGGCATTGCTTATAAATAAATTGTAATGAATTCCAATCCAAGCATATCATCTTACATCCATTACAACGAACAGATAAGACAGGTAAAGCCAAGTAACCAGATGATTAGGGGGGCTGTTTGGCAGGGGTGCCTTGAGAGGTTCCTTATGACACTTAAATGGCAGCAACGATTCCTAGGTAAGTCAGTGCCACTGTCTGAGCTCATTAAAACTACGCTCCCACAACATACCAGCGAGTTTGGCACAGGCTTACCTGCCAGGAATCGTTGCTGCCATTTTAGTGGAATAAGGGTTCTCGAAGAAACACCTGCCAAACAGCCCCCCTAATCATCGTCCACAGCCACAACCTCCCGTCATACATACCACAACTTCCGTCTGATATTCCCAGCCCCCTATTGACTTTTGCCTTCAAAAATGTTACCGTGTCCCTTGATTGACAAAAAATAAGCATAAAGTGTAACACAGTTAACCTGTGTATAACTTCCATGTAAACATGGATAGCTGGAACAGGATGGATAAAAAATGAATGAATTAAATAGTAAACAAGAAAAACGAACCTTCTACAAATTGGTATTTTCACTGGTTTTTCCTATGGCATTACAGAATCTTATAAATGTTGGAGTAACCTCCACAGATGTAATCATGTTGGGAAAAGTAGGAGAAACATCCTTATCAGGAGCTTCCCTTGCTGGACAAGTACAGTTTATAATGACTCTCATATTTTTTGGATTAACATCAGGAGCTGCCGTACTGACCGCCCAATATTGGGGCAAGAAGGATACCGATACCATAGAAAAGATTATGGCCATTACAATGCGCTTTTCTATTTGTATTGGTCTAATATTCACAGCAGCAGTACTTATATTTCCAACACAGATAATGCATATTTTCTCCTCTGAACAGGGTGTTATTGAAGAAGGAGCAAAATATCTTAAAATAGTAGCTTTTTCTTATGTAATGGTTTCCTTTACCATGATATATCTTAATATCATGAGGAGTGTGGAGAGGGTAATAGTCTCCACTGTAGTTTATCTGGTTTCATTTATTGTTAACTTTGTTTTTAACTCTATATTAATTTTTGGTCTCCTCGGTTTTGAACCCATGGGTATCCGTGGTGCTGCTATTGGTACTTTAATAGCCAGAATTTCAGAAGTATTGGTGGTTAGCTTTTATGCCTTTAAGATTAATAAGACTATACATTTCCGGTTTAAGAATCTGATGGTTAGAGACAAACTGTTAAGCAGAGACTTTTTACATTATTCCATACCAGTCATGCTAAATGAACTTCTATGGGGAGCAGGCGTCGCTGCCTCGGCTGCCATCATCGGACATCTGGGACAATCTGTGGTAGCGGCTAATTCTGTAACACAGGTAACTAGGCAGTTTGCAACGGTTATAACCTTTGGCGTTTCCAATGCTACGGCAATAATACTGGGGAAAGCAATTGGTGAAGGCAAAGAAGAACTGGCAAAGCTGTATGCGAAGAGGTTGGTCAGGATAACGATCTGCCTTGGCTTTATTGGAAGTGTTATTATACTTATAGCCGGTAATGTTGTTGGAAACTATTTGAATTTAAGTGTAGAAGCTCAGTCCTATCTCAAATTTATGATGTTTGTCATGTCCTATTTTGTTATTGGACAGGCATTAAATACGACTTTGATAGTGGGGGTATTCCGGGCAGGAGGAGATACACGATTCGGTCTCATATTGGATGCATCAACCTTGTGGGGAGTAGCAATATTATTTGGTGCATTGGCTGCATTTGTCTTTGAACTACCCATAATTGCTGTATATATGATTCTTATGAGTGATGAGATTATTAAGATTCCGTTATCCCTCTGGAGATACCGTTCTATGAAATGGGTTAGAAATGTTACCAGATAAAGAGGCTGCATCGTATATAAATAATTTAAGAAACAGGATTTATACAGAAGAGAAGGTGCAGCATAAAGCTGCACCTTTTTTAGATACTTTAACAGACAGATGACTAAGAAGTCTCCGATTTAGAAACACTGAAACGTTACAATGTTGTTCAGACTGATTCGTTGATATATCCATCCAAAGCCTCTCCAGCGATAACCAATGGCTGTC from Anaerocolumna sp. AGMB13020 encodes the following:
- a CDS encoding Lrp/AsnC family transcriptional regulator; translated protein: MDHVDEHILEILQKNARTPLKVIADQVFLSSPAVAARISKLEKDGIIKGYHAEVNWLKLGYHITAFINLEVEPIQKVEFYPFIKSCPNVIECNCVTGHYAMLIKVAFPSTMELDSFIGQIQKFGRTSTQIVFSTAVEHRGIHCTMVSDESPLTE
- a CDS encoding aspartate ammonia-lyase, with translation MRIEADSMGSMAIPKDAYYGVQSLRGRNNFIMTGRPLNPFFISNLAKIKKAAALTNYEGGFLPEEKAGSIIKACEEIINGSFREQFIVDAIQGGAGTSANMNANEVIANRAIELLGGMKGNYSIIHPNDHVNMAQSTNDVIPSAGKMTVLELIVKAVAELKKLSEAFANKAEEFDHILKMGRTQLQDAVPMRLGQTFQAFSTAINRDIARLKVAGEEMLTLNLGGTAIGSGLNASPYYYSNIIPNLNRLCMINYKQAADMFDATQNLDGFVQVSGCLKSCAVNLSKISNDLRLLSSGPRTGLGEINLPALQNGSSIMPGKVNPVIPEVVNQAAFQIIGNDAAITWAAGSGQLELNAFEPVVFYNLFESLELLRQAAFTLTNLCVSGITANEEHCKALLDNSVSIATALCPVTGYEEAARIAKTALKKGVSVKDLVREEGIISEKEIEKIFDLFPMTINPQIKYENKEISLSY
- a CDS encoding M20/M25/M40 family metallo-hydrolase — protein: MANRERIINNFVKLVSIDSPSFGEREMADVLWKELSDLGFAVTEDEAGKVYGGNAGNLYGYLPGEIDGPPILLSAHMDTVEPAFNKKAVVHPDGTITSDGTTVLGADDLSGVVAILEAVRSVKEKNLPHRSIEVLFPIAEEVYLKGSDVFDYSKIKAKEAYVLDLSGEIGTAALKAPTLVSIEAVFTGKAAHAGFAPETGIHAIKAAAEAITAIQMGRIDTETTVNIGLIEGGLARNIVPEKCILKGEVRSLRHEKALEETEKIRKAFQEAADKAKAVLTFETTFGCLSYETLESDPVVQRYERACQELSIKTNYIETFGGSDNNNFVRNNITGIVMACGMNSVHSTKEYTHIDDLDSCTEIVIKLITSAK
- a CDS encoding MATE family efflux transporter — encoded protein: MNELNSKQEKRTFYKLVFSLVFPMALQNLINVGVTSTDVIMLGKVGETSLSGASLAGQVQFIMTLIFFGLTSGAAVLTAQYWGKKDTDTIEKIMAITMRFSICIGLIFTAAVLIFPTQIMHIFSSEQGVIEEGAKYLKIVAFSYVMVSFTMIYLNIMRSVERVIVSTVVYLVSFIVNFVFNSILIFGLLGFEPMGIRGAAIGTLIARISEVLVVSFYAFKINKTIHFRFKNLMVRDKLLSRDFLHYSIPVMLNELLWGAGVAASAAIIGHLGQSVVAANSVTQVTRQFATVITFGVSNATAIILGKAIGEGKEELAKLYAKRLVRITICLGFIGSVIILIAGNVVGNYLNLSVEAQSYLKFMMFVMSYFVIGQALNTTLIVGVFRAGGDTRFGLILDASTLWGVAILFGALAAFVFELPIIAVYMILMSDEIIKIPLSLWRYRSMKWVRNVTR